Proteins co-encoded in one Acidithiobacillus caldus ATCC 51756 genomic window:
- a CDS encoding Crp/Fnr family transcriptional regulator, with the protein MSGLLTDQGLAPCTTCPIHRWSIFSGLNDADLEQLPMAVHDLAVSEGAVLSVEGLPSDKAFVVRQGAVKLERAGPDGHHLVQLLRSGDIWGFEGLDQLPYRHTATALEAARICCLEVEALQHWCERDARVRQAIRRRLQQAHQETEDHLLLLLSSSAEVRVAGFLSRWCRDYPDGQKISLPLSRQEMANYLGMSKEHLSRIMAKLKRDGVVRERHGWIQVNYQRVRAIYSGVLQATDAEKDSS; encoded by the coding sequence ATGTCCGGCTTGCTGACAGACCAGGGTCTGGCCCCTTGTACCACCTGCCCGATCCATCGCTGGAGTATTTTTTCTGGGCTGAACGATGCGGACCTGGAACAGCTTCCCATGGCGGTCCACGATCTCGCCGTTTCTGAGGGTGCCGTACTCAGCGTGGAAGGGCTTCCCAGCGACAAGGCATTTGTGGTCCGGCAGGGAGCGGTCAAACTGGAAAGGGCGGGACCAGATGGGCATCACTTGGTACAGCTACTGCGCAGTGGAGACATCTGGGGATTCGAGGGATTAGATCAACTTCCGTATCGGCACACGGCCACAGCGTTAGAGGCGGCTCGGATCTGCTGTCTGGAAGTAGAGGCCTTGCAGCATTGGTGTGAGCGCGACGCCCGTGTCCGCCAGGCCATACGCCGGCGGCTACAACAGGCCCATCAGGAGACCGAAGATCACTTATTGTTATTACTCTCTTCGAGTGCTGAGGTTCGCGTAGCGGGTTTTTTGTCGCGCTGGTGTCGAGACTATCCCGACGGTCAAAAAATATCGCTCCCGCTCAGCCGGCAAGAAATGGCGAACTACCTTGGCATGTCCAAGGAGCATCTGAGCCGAATCATGGCGAAACTGAAACGCGATGGCGTGGTACGCGAGCGGCACGGTTGGATTCAGGTGAATTATCAGCGCGTGCGCGCAATATATTCTGGTGTGTTACAAGCCACCGATGCCGAGAAGGACAGCTCATGA
- a CDS encoding OprD family outer membrane porin, with translation MKHLYGLTMATLMLAAPLVYGGTPTSEAARANSIQQFLLNSTVTGDIRNYYFNQIFSGSSVPNRWAYSLGGMLKVQTASLYGFNAGVAFYTANGLGANDLNGVHLDALLMGNRNSLNVLGQAYLQYRNPWLRVKAGDMLLRTPWMGTADAFMIPNTYQAALVQITPIRDLRFTALREFRYKNRIQENYYRQTLLNENPLYPRMPDHLNGTLAFGLSGHWHGLHSSAWFYHFYDLANLFYGTVHYGAPTLSWDVKPFADFQYAREWADGAQYAGPVDATIFGGMLGLHSPIGTIFAAYNAIPARSPFSAGGAELYNGGFVSPFTQQYSADPLYTSIMDYGLVSASQPGHAWKFGFLIHPLPQLRVKYSYSMYITAPYAPNVDANYLDVTYSPGGFWKGLSLRNRLAVDHSNPYADYHGTFIDDRLMLQYAF, from the coding sequence ATGAAGCATCTATACGGGTTAACGATGGCGACGTTGATGTTGGCGGCGCCCTTGGTCTACGGAGGAACTCCCACTTCAGAGGCGGCTCGAGCCAATAGTATTCAGCAGTTTTTGCTGAATTCTACAGTAACCGGGGATATTCGGAACTACTATTTCAATCAAATATTTTCTGGTTCTTCGGTTCCCAACCGCTGGGCCTACTCGCTTGGCGGCATGCTCAAAGTTCAGACGGCATCCCTTTACGGCTTCAACGCGGGGGTAGCGTTTTATACCGCCAATGGCCTGGGCGCAAACGATCTCAACGGCGTGCATCTCGATGCATTGCTTATGGGCAATCGTAACAGTTTGAACGTACTCGGACAGGCTTATTTGCAATATCGCAACCCGTGGTTGCGGGTAAAGGCTGGGGATATGCTCCTGCGTACCCCTTGGATGGGAACGGCAGACGCCTTTATGATTCCCAACACCTACCAGGCGGCTCTCGTACAGATCACACCGATTCGCGATCTACGGTTCACTGCTCTGCGAGAGTTCCGCTACAAGAACCGCATACAGGAAAACTATTATCGGCAGACCCTGTTGAATGAGAATCCACTCTATCCCCGTATGCCAGACCATCTCAACGGAACCCTGGCCTTTGGACTGTCTGGTCATTGGCATGGGCTGCACTCCAGTGCTTGGTTCTATCATTTCTATGATCTTGCCAACCTGTTTTATGGAACAGTGCACTATGGGGCTCCCACCCTTTCCTGGGATGTGAAACCCTTTGCCGATTTTCAGTACGCTCGGGAGTGGGCGGACGGTGCTCAATACGCGGGACCAGTGGATGCAACGATCTTTGGCGGGATGCTGGGACTACATAGTCCAATTGGCACCATCTTTGCGGCTTACAATGCGATCCCTGCCCGCTCGCCGTTCTCTGCCGGCGGTGCAGAGTTGTACAACGGTGGATTCGTCTCTCCCTTTACCCAGCAGTACAGCGCTGATCCGCTGTATACCAGTATCATGGATTACGGTCTGGTGTCGGCATCCCAACCGGGGCATGCCTGGAAATTTGGATTCTTGATCCATCCACTGCCGCAACTGCGTGTCAAGTACAGTTACAGCATGTATATCACTGCCCCTTATGCGCCCAATGTCGATGCCAACTACCTCGACGTGACCTACAGTCCGGGAGGGTTCTGGAAGGGACTT
- a CDS encoding cytochrome d ubiquinol oxidase subunit II produces the protein MDITHIATTLTTWWWLLLCLIFLFYIGLDGADLGAGIFALFSPDEEERGAIMASMAGIWDGNETWLVVAGGVLFGAFPLVYGSAFNYLMIPLMLALWGIISRAVAFEFHVHATGSKRLWGWAFAFGSLLAPFGAGLALGATLQGFPMRTGPAMAVHSPGLFVDSPIPHFSGNALTFLTPFSLFTGFGAVVAACLAGGLYLCARFEPGDVINKKAQTWTTFFSYLALVTIVVTIVWSYAIFPWAAAKWTGPNWWNWALVLMVVLFAAYKSMMAHTMQRDFTALLWGEAVVAVLWFAMWATMYPYIVPNTWTISAAANPADSIAVFTLFMTGFVPVMILYNWYQIWVFRGRYTKKASYMGH, from the coding sequence ATGGATATTACGCATATTGCCACCACGCTCACCACCTGGTGGTGGCTACTGCTCTGTCTCATTTTTCTCTTCTATATCGGCTTGGATGGTGCCGATCTGGGTGCTGGAATTTTTGCCCTGTTTTCTCCCGATGAGGAGGAGCGCGGGGCGATCATGGCATCCATGGCGGGCATCTGGGACGGTAACGAAACGTGGCTGGTCGTAGCCGGCGGCGTACTGTTTGGGGCGTTTCCCCTAGTCTACGGGTCAGCCTTCAACTACCTCATGATCCCCCTGATGCTGGCCCTTTGGGGTATCATTTCGCGCGCCGTTGCCTTTGAATTTCACGTCCACGCTACGGGGAGTAAACGCCTTTGGGGCTGGGCTTTCGCCTTCGGTAGCCTGCTGGCCCCTTTTGGTGCAGGACTTGCTCTCGGTGCAACCTTGCAAGGATTTCCCATGCGTACCGGGCCGGCAATGGCAGTGCATTCACCTGGCCTTTTTGTCGACTCACCGATTCCACACTTCTCCGGGAATGCCTTGACATTCCTCACCCCCTTCTCACTTTTTACCGGGTTTGGAGCAGTGGTTGCGGCGTGTCTGGCTGGTGGTCTCTATCTATGCGCTCGATTTGAGCCTGGCGATGTCATCAACAAAAAAGCCCAGACCTGGACAACCTTCTTTTCCTATCTTGCCCTGGTGACCATTGTCGTCACCATCGTCTGGTCCTACGCGATCTTTCCCTGGGCGGCCGCAAAGTGGACCGGACCCAACTGGTGGAACTGGGCGCTGGTATTGATGGTCGTTCTCTTTGCCGCGTACAAGTCCATGATGGCACATACAATGCAGCGCGACTTTACCGCACTGCTCTGGGGTGAGGCAGTTGTCGCTGTGCTCTGGTTCGCCATGTGGGCTACCATGTACCCCTACATCGTACCGAATACCTGGACGATAAGCGCGGCCGCCAACCCTGCCGACTCCATCGCGGTCTTTACCCTCTTCATGACCGGCTTCGTACCCGTAATGATCCTGTACAACTGGTACCAGATCTGGGTATTCCGGGGACGGTATACCAAGAAGGCGAGCTACATGGGTCACTAA
- a CDS encoding cytochrome ubiquinol oxidase subunit I, which produces MLMENTLPILLSRLDFAWITSMHILWTPLTIGVSWILFGLEVAWLRSGDERWYRLERFFEKIFIVNFGAGVATGVTMEMAFGILYGPFSQAAGPFFGNILGFETITAFMYEAGFIGLMVFGWNKIGKGMHLFSTFNVAFASSLSAYWILVANSWMQTPNGVVLKDGIFQVTNWWHAIFNDNAIWGFPHMWMATMLLGFFVLAAVSSWYILKNRHADLFIKMLKPAVLALLICAPIQIWLGDSLGVDVAHSEPTSLAAMEGHYHTYLPNGKVNTGWHLIAIPNAKNDGNVFAITIPHVLSLLETHTWNGKVTGMDSFPAKDRPDVWVPFYAFRIMVAIGFFLFFMALWGTLLMLRGKFTVQELRQRPWFLRLMVFSGFLPYLAIWTGWWTREVGRQPWVVYNIMRTYEGVSHMGVGQEIAWFAGYIVFELSVWAGAWYFFSKVIRKGPDLDSPLPGVSSDTDASVEAGGGMVRPSFAKPILHPEP; this is translated from the coding sequence ATGCTTATGGAAAATACATTGCCGATTCTGTTGAGTCGGCTGGACTTTGCATGGATCACTTCCATGCATATCCTTTGGACACCGCTTACCATTGGCGTATCCTGGATTCTCTTTGGGCTCGAAGTAGCCTGGCTCCGATCCGGCGATGAACGCTGGTATCGGCTGGAACGCTTCTTTGAGAAAATATTTATCGTAAACTTTGGTGCGGGTGTCGCTACCGGTGTCACCATGGAGATGGCCTTCGGCATTCTCTATGGACCTTTCTCGCAAGCCGCAGGGCCATTCTTTGGCAATATTCTCGGGTTTGAGACCATCACCGCCTTCATGTACGAAGCCGGGTTTATCGGGCTCATGGTGTTTGGCTGGAATAAGATCGGGAAAGGCATGCATCTTTTCTCGACTTTCAACGTCGCTTTTGCCTCCAGTCTGTCGGCCTATTGGATCCTGGTAGCCAACTCCTGGATGCAAACCCCCAACGGGGTGGTGCTCAAGGATGGCATTTTTCAGGTCACCAACTGGTGGCATGCCATCTTCAACGACAACGCCATCTGGGGATTCCCGCACATGTGGATGGCTACGATGTTGTTAGGATTTTTCGTGCTCGCCGCCGTCAGTTCCTGGTATATCCTCAAGAATCGACATGCCGATCTCTTCATCAAGATGCTCAAACCTGCTGTGTTGGCCTTATTGATCTGTGCGCCAATTCAGATCTGGTTGGGTGATAGTCTGGGCGTGGATGTTGCGCATAGCGAACCAACCTCCCTTGCGGCGATGGAAGGGCATTACCACACCTACCTTCCCAATGGCAAAGTCAATACGGGCTGGCATCTGATTGCTATCCCGAATGCCAAAAACGACGGTAACGTGTTCGCCATCACCATACCCCACGTGCTGAGCTTGCTGGAAACGCATACCTGGAATGGCAAGGTAACGGGTATGGACAGCTTCCCGGCCAAAGATCGCCCCGATGTCTGGGTGCCTTTCTACGCCTTCCGCATCATGGTGGCCATTGGTTTCTTCTTGTTCTTCATGGCGCTGTGGGGAACGCTCTTGATGCTGCGCGGTAAATTTACCGTTCAGGAACTTCGGCAACGCCCCTGGTTCCTGCGTCTGATGGTGTTTAGTGGCTTCCTGCCCTACCTCGCTATCTGGACCGGCTGGTGGACGCGCGAGGTGGGACGCCAGCCCTGGGTGGTCTACAACATCATGCGTACCTATGAAGGCGTCAGCCACATGGGTGTCGGTCAGGAGATCGCGTGGTTTGCGGGCTACATCGTCTTCGAACTCAGTGTCTGGGCGGGAGCCTGGTACTTCTTCAGCAAGGTCATCCGGAAAGGACCCGATCTGGATAGTCCGCTGCCCGGCGTCAGCTCCGACACGGACGCTTCCGTTGAGGCTGGCGGCGGCATGGTCCGACCAAGCTTTGCGAAACCGATTCTGCATCCGGAACCGTAA
- a CDS encoding TDT family transporter, which produces MRLLSAAPGRDPREIVRHFTPNWFAANMGTGILALMLAAFPYGHWGQLEIARGLWAVNVFFFVLFAALFTGRALFYPRSFAKLFEHPVQSLFIGAIPMGFATIINGLLDFWPITPQTLAIAQGLWWVDVLMALISALLIPFFMFTAHEHSIERMTAAWLLPIVPPEVSAASGGLLAQHLSPALARPVVYVSYVLWSISVLLALAVLAILLLRLTLHKLPHRDMAVSTWLPLGPLGTGAFAMLTLGKADVLAFAGTPLASMANFGQLAGILVALVLWGFGLWWMVMAVAFTLRYLREGLPFNMGWWGFTFPLGVFDAATYGLGEVTDFGPLTVLGAVFTVLLAGFWIVVTQRSFVGMWTGALFRAPCLSEETGMVRDCSEDVHGTTMVKTML; this is translated from the coding sequence ATGCGATTGCTGTCCGCCGCCCCCGGTCGGGATCCTCGGGAAATCGTTCGTCACTTCACCCCCAACTGGTTTGCCGCCAACATGGGCACAGGTATCCTCGCGTTGATGCTGGCGGCCTTTCCCTATGGCCACTGGGGACAGCTGGAGATCGCCCGCGGGCTCTGGGCCGTCAACGTCTTCTTCTTCGTCCTGTTCGCTGCCCTGTTCACGGGGCGGGCGCTGTTTTACCCCCGCAGTTTTGCGAAGCTTTTCGAGCATCCGGTGCAGTCGCTTTTCATCGGCGCCATTCCCATGGGATTTGCAACCATCATCAACGGGTTGCTGGATTTTTGGCCGATCACTCCGCAGACCCTCGCCATTGCCCAGGGCCTGTGGTGGGTCGATGTCCTGATGGCCTTGATCTCCGCCTTGCTCATTCCCTTTTTCATGTTTACGGCCCACGAGCACAGTATCGAGCGGATGACCGCCGCGTGGCTGCTTCCCATCGTTCCGCCGGAGGTGAGTGCGGCCAGCGGCGGCCTTTTGGCCCAGCACCTGTCTCCCGCCCTTGCGCGACCCGTGGTCTATGTGAGTTACGTGCTGTGGAGCATCTCCGTGCTCCTGGCCCTTGCGGTGCTGGCCATCCTCCTGCTTCGCCTGACCCTGCACAAGCTTCCCCACCGCGACATGGCCGTGTCCACCTGGCTACCCCTGGGTCCCTTGGGGACTGGCGCCTTCGCCATGCTTACCCTGGGCAAGGCCGATGTCCTGGCTTTTGCAGGGACTCCGCTGGCCTCCATGGCGAACTTCGGCCAGCTGGCGGGTATTCTGGTTGCCCTCGTGCTCTGGGGCTTTGGCCTGTGGTGGATGGTCATGGCCGTCGCCTTCACCCTGCGTTATCTGCGCGAGGGTCTGCCCTTCAACATGGGCTGGTGGGGCTTCACCTTTCCCTTGGGGGTGTTCGACGCTGCCACCTACGGCCTTGGCGAGGTGACGGATTTTGGCCCGCTGACCGTGCTCGGTGCCGTTTTCACGGTGCTGCTGGCGGGGTTCTGGATCGTCGTCACGCAGCGTAGCTTTGTGGGGATGTGGACCGGCGCGCTGTTCCGAGCCCCCTGCCTCTCCGAGGAGACGGGAATGGTCCGTGACTGCTCCGAAGATGTCCACGGCACTACCATGGTGAAGACGATGTTATAA